A genomic window from Acetobacter sp. includes:
- the ilvC gene encoding ketol-acid reductoisomerase, protein MRVYYDRDADVNLIKNKKVAIIGYGSQGHAHANNLKDSGVKEIAIGLRPTSSAVAKAEGAGFKVMTPEEAAKWADVVMVLTPDEGQGALYKESLEKNLKQGAALAFAHGLSIHFRLIEARPDLDVFLIAPKGPGHTVRSEYQRGGGVPSLVAVAQNASGNALEIALSYASANGGGRAGIIETTFKEEVETDLFGEQAVLCGGLVELIRAGFETLVEGGYAPEMAYFECLHEMKLIVDLIYEGGIANMNYSISNTAEYGEYATGPRIVTPETKAEMKRVLTDIQDGTFVRNFILENQSGNVGFKAIRARNDAHPIEATGEKLRAMMPWIAKSKLVDKTKN, encoded by the coding sequence ATGCGCGTCTATTACGATCGCGATGCCGACGTTAACCTGATCAAGAACAAGAAGGTCGCGATCATCGGTTACGGCAGCCAGGGCCACGCCCACGCCAACAACCTGAAAGATAGCGGCGTCAAGGAAATCGCCATCGGCCTGCGTCCGACGTCCTCAGCCGTCGCCAAGGCTGAAGGCGCTGGCTTCAAGGTGATGACGCCTGAGGAAGCCGCCAAGTGGGCCGATGTCGTCATGGTTCTGACACCGGACGAAGGGCAGGGCGCTCTCTACAAGGAGTCCCTTGAGAAGAACCTGAAGCAGGGCGCAGCTCTTGCGTTCGCTCACGGTCTGTCCATCCACTTCCGTCTGATCGAAGCCCGTCCTGACCTCGACGTGTTCCTGATCGCACCGAAGGGCCCGGGTCACACGGTTCGTTCCGAATACCAGCGTGGCGGTGGCGTTCCGTCCCTCGTCGCCGTGGCGCAGAACGCTTCCGGCAACGCTCTGGAGATCGCTCTCTCCTATGCTTCCGCCAACGGCGGTGGCCGTGCAGGCATCATCGAGACGACCTTCAAGGAAGAAGTCGAGACCGATCTGTTCGGTGAGCAGGCTGTTCTCTGCGGTGGCCTTGTCGAGCTGATCCGCGCCGGCTTCGAAACGCTGGTCGAGGGCGGTTACGCTCCCGAGATGGCCTACTTCGAGTGCCTCCACGAGATGAAGCTGATCGTTGACCTCATCTATGAGGGCGGCATCGCGAACATGAACTATTCCATCTCGAACACGGCTGAATACGGCGAATACGCCACCGGCCCGCGCATCGTCACGCCTGAGACGAAGGCAGAGATGAAGCGCGTTCTGACCGACATTCAGGACGGCACGTTCGTACGCAACTTCATCCTTGAAAACCAGTCCGGTAACGTCGGCTTCAAGGCCATCCGCGCCCGCAACGACGCTCACCCGATCGAGGCGACCGGCGAGAAGCTGCGCGCCATGATGCCGTGGATCGCGAAGTCCAAGCTGGTGGACAAGACGAAGAACTGA
- the ilvN gene encoding acetolactate synthase small subunit, which translates to MKHFSDLSIPTAAFSPDGLSAGGDIITRAVISVLVDNESGVLARVVGLFSGRGYNIESLTVAPVEGGGTRSRINIVTSGTPEIIEQIRAQLDRQVPVCRVANLTTLGPHIAREMVLVKVVSTGEARTEALRIAEAFRARAVDTTASSFVFELTGASDKLDSFIELMRPIGLAEVSRTGVAALTRGCRTL; encoded by the coding sequence ATGAAGCATTTTTCTGACCTGTCGATCCCGACAGCCGCCTTCTCTCCCGATGGTCTTTCTGCCGGTGGTGACATCATCACCCGCGCCGTGATCTCCGTGCTCGTGGACAATGAAAGCGGCGTCCTCGCCCGTGTGGTCGGCCTGTTCTCCGGGCGCGGCTACAATATCGAGAGCCTGACCGTGGCCCCCGTTGAAGGCGGCGGCACCCGCTCGCGCATCAACATCGTGACCTCAGGCACGCCCGAGATCATCGAACAGATTCGCGCCCAGCTCGACCGGCAGGTTCCCGTCTGCCGAGTTGCCAACCTGACAACGCTTGGTCCACATATCGCCCGCGAGATGGTGCTTGTAAAAGTCGTCTCCACCGGTGAGGCCCGCACAGAGGCGCTCCGCATTGCGGAAGCCTTCCGCGCCCGCGCCGTGGACACGACCGCAAGCTCCTTTGTGTTCGAGCTGACGGGGGCAAGCGACAAGCTGGACAGTTTCATCGAACTGATGCGGCCAATCGGGCTCGCTGAAGTTTCCCGCACCGGTGTCGCCGCGCTCACCCGTGGCTGCCGGACGCTCTGA